The Streptomyces sp. NBC_01353 genome contains a region encoding:
- a CDS encoding MmcQ/YjbR family DNA-binding protein produces MTPEEIAELALALPEVTEEEPYGPNRPVYKVGGSIFAMLAPATKTHPDQVTVKCEPHLALHLCEQHAAVGTWYQGRRWHWLTVRLDDDAMAPEEITDMLHHSWGCVVADLPVATRERLRTVRQKRQQHP; encoded by the coding sequence ATGACTCCCGAAGAAATCGCGGAGCTCGCGCTCGCCTTGCCGGAGGTGACAGAGGAGGAACCGTACGGCCCCAACAGGCCCGTCTACAAAGTCGGCGGCAGCATCTTCGCCATGCTCGCACCAGCGACCAAAACACACCCCGACCAGGTGACCGTCAAGTGCGAACCCCACCTCGCCCTGCACCTGTGCGAACAACACGCAGCGGTAGGCACCTGGTACCAGGGGCGCCGATGGCACTGGCTCACCGTGCGTCTCGATGACGACGCCATGGCCCCCGAAGAGATCACCGACATGCTCCACCACTCCTGGGGATGCGTCGTGGCCGACCTCCCCGTCGCCACCCGCGAACGGCTGCGCACCGTCCGCCAGAAACGACAGCAGCACCCATGA
- a CDS encoding DUF6193 family natural product biosynthesis protein, translating to MHTSPDPAVLYPDVAVCGSLATALRAEAEGCLGPVPVTSSDRAPLLHATVESALPHRGPMQINAWSRERGWSIRGTEPFQSMALIEGRTDNLAQVARAARAWHDGVSLDDIRRTAPFVHLTGRFEVPDNDPARLTGSEWQHLRQEAGELEYAWQETYQGLIEEAHAEPALRALYPFTSHWALRFSSSTRPSLTVVGPCLTANSDGTYGVGRGMSSSDLGRFATAQEAVALAVRHLPSGLGPTTLGG from the coding sequence GTGCACACTTCTCCTGATCCCGCCGTCCTGTACCCCGATGTCGCGGTCTGCGGCAGCCTCGCCACGGCGCTCCGGGCCGAGGCGGAGGGCTGCCTCGGCCCCGTCCCCGTCACGTCCTCGGACCGCGCTCCGCTGCTCCACGCGACCGTCGAAAGTGCACTGCCGCACCGCGGGCCGATGCAGATAAACGCCTGGTCGCGCGAACGGGGGTGGTCGATCCGCGGCACGGAGCCGTTCCAGAGCATGGCCCTCATCGAAGGCAGGACGGACAACCTGGCGCAGGTCGCCAGGGCCGCCCGGGCGTGGCACGACGGGGTGTCTCTGGATGACATCCGCCGGACGGCACCGTTCGTGCACCTGACCGGCCGGTTCGAAGTGCCGGACAACGATCCCGCGCGCCTGACTGGATCTGAGTGGCAGCACCTGCGCCAGGAGGCGGGAGAACTGGAGTACGCCTGGCAGGAGACGTACCAAGGATTGATCGAGGAGGCGCACGCCGAGCCGGCGCTGCGCGCCCTCTACCCGTTCACGAGCCACTGGGCGCTGCGATTCTCGTCCAGCACCCGTCCGAGCCTGACCGTCGTCGGACCGTGCCTGACCGCGAACAGCGACGGCACGTACGGAGTGGGCAGGGGCATGAGCAGCAGTGACCTCGGACGGTTCGCCACAGCGCAAGAGGCCGTGGCACTGGCCGTCCGGCACCTGCCGTCCGGCCTCGGCCCGACCACGCTCGGCGGTTGA
- a CDS encoding helicase associated domain-containing protein: MKRWHFDFTLHPERIARAMDLIAFNPRGPLTRTRREGLASAQNFHDAYGHLDVPAGHTDPVGFELGRFITSMRDARTTGRVEPEWIAELDALGMIWDKHQAAWRARLTAADYHRAHGHLAAPATTPIGAWLAEQRSHATKDQLAPERTADLTAIDPHWQLPYGPDWHRKYHLVRRHLETGRPLTDTTTAGGINLGSGAPGSSPASPPSRPASASSFRPSASPPTPPPWPRPPERGAPSPRTSRSSNSSSTAKAAPPASARRSPSTAPPSTSAPGSPRLMVCV; this comes from the coding sequence ATGAAACGCTGGCACTTCGACTTCACCCTCCATCCCGAGCGCATCGCCCGCGCGATGGACCTGATCGCGTTCAACCCCCGCGGCCCGCTCACCCGCACCCGCCGTGAAGGCCTCGCCTCCGCCCAGAACTTCCACGATGCCTACGGCCACCTCGACGTCCCCGCCGGCCACACCGACCCGGTCGGCTTCGAACTCGGCCGCTTCATCACATCGATGCGCGACGCCCGCACCACCGGCCGCGTCGAGCCGGAATGGATCGCCGAACTCGACGCGCTCGGCATGATCTGGGACAAACACCAGGCCGCCTGGCGCGCCCGCCTTACCGCCGCCGACTACCACCGCGCCCACGGCCACCTCGCTGCCCCCGCCACCACCCCCATCGGCGCCTGGCTCGCCGAACAGCGCTCCCACGCCACCAAAGACCAGCTCGCCCCCGAACGCACCGCAGACCTCACCGCGATCGACCCGCACTGGCAGCTCCCGTACGGCCCGGACTGGCACCGCAAGTACCACCTGGTGCGCCGCCACCTCGAAACCGGCCGCCCCCTCACCGACACCACCACCGCCGGCGGCATCAACCTCGGCAGCGGGGCCCCCGGCAGCTCACCCGCTTCACCACCCTCAAGGCCGGCCAGCGCCAGCTCCTTCAGGCCCTCGGCCTCACCCCCGACACCACCACCCTGGCCCCGCCCCCCAGAACGCGGCGCACCTTCGCCCAGAACGTCCAGATCCTCGAACTCTTCCTCCACCGCGAAGGCCGCGCCCCCGGCTTCCGCGAGGAGATCACCGTCGACGGCGCCACCGTCAACATCGGCCCCTGGTTCGCCGCGACTGATGGTCTGCGTGTGA
- a CDS encoding VOC family protein produces MKPPAIAPCLGVSDTQASVDFYEKIGFTALPAGNDPDDDLRMLLFDGEFALMVYRDEHLRSWLPVLKDTPVGAFGMFYLAVDDFDAYVERIRPLVTVQKDVMEHHGDKLFYFTDPDGYVIGVNQKRTR; encoded by the coding sequence ATGAAGCCTCCCGCCATCGCCCCCTGCCTGGGTGTGTCCGACACCCAGGCGAGCGTCGACTTCTACGAGAAGATCGGCTTCACCGCCCTGCCCGCCGGCAACGACCCGGACGATGACCTGCGCATGCTGCTCTTCGACGGCGAGTTCGCGCTGATGGTCTACCGCGACGAGCACCTGCGCAGCTGGCTGCCCGTTCTCAAGGACACCCCGGTCGGCGCGTTCGGCATGTTCTACCTGGCCGTCGACGACTTCGACGCTTACGTCGAGCGCATCCGGCCGCTGGTCACCGTCCAGAAGGACGTGATGGAGCACCACGGCGACAAGCTCTTCTACTTCACCGACCCCGACGGCTACGTCATCGGCGTCAACCAGAAGCGGACCCGGTGA
- a CDS encoding DUF4333 domain-containing protein, translated as MTIARLSAATWSLSAVAVGVLLVGCSGSVSVGNSEQKLSKAKLATTVAEKLAATTGQPTPDVACPEDLVGKVGNTTRCTLTAGDGSTLGVSVTVSSVVGDQINFDIKADDTASPAAN; from the coding sequence ATGACCATAGCCCGCTTGTCCGCAGCAACTTGGAGCCTCTCGGCCGTAGCCGTCGGCGTGCTGCTCGTCGGCTGCTCGGGCTCCGTCAGCGTTGGAAACTCCGAGCAAAAACTGTCCAAGGCCAAGCTGGCCACCACAGTCGCCGAAAAGCTGGCTGCCACAACTGGTCAGCCGACGCCAGACGTCGCCTGTCCCGAGGATCTCGTCGGGAAGGTCGGCAACACCACCCGTTGCACGCTCACAGCGGGCGACGGCAGCACTTTGGGCGTGTCGGTCACCGTTTCCTCTGTCGTTGGAGACCAGATCAACTTCGACATCAAGGCCGACGACACCGCTTCCCCGGCTGCGAACTGA
- a CDS encoding VOC family protein translates to MAKAKCTAFWGHDGKALADFYAAALGWEITETYGETAAMISDGTTKYVFYTAESFKAPDWPADELVFHLDLTFDDVTAAERRLIGLGATKPAHQPGGKHWTVLRDPSGQPFCISAAG, encoded by the coding sequence GTGGCCAAAGCGAAGTGCACGGCCTTCTGGGGCCACGACGGCAAAGCGCTCGCCGACTTCTACGCCGCAGCTCTGGGCTGGGAGATCACCGAGACCTACGGCGAGACCGCGGCAATGATCAGCGACGGAACGACGAAATACGTCTTCTACACGGCCGAGTCCTTCAAGGCACCCGACTGGCCCGCGGACGAGCTCGTCTTCCACCTCGACCTCACCTTCGACGACGTTACGGCCGCCGAGAGGCGCCTCATCGGACTCGGCGCCACCAAGCCCGCCCACCAACCCGGCGGCAAGCACTGGACCGTGCTACGCGACCCCTCCGGGCAGCCCTTCTGCATCAGCGCCGCCGGCTAG
- a CDS encoding DUF6308 family protein has translation MNEFVAGPGSSGGEPSVVGQRLHVVLDAERVVDDLRRYFGIGLPPGPGAFTGGRFEHLAGGGDRRQVADRFTAEDLVAVQTLSVTVPAPVALDLLEGPLGTQLSELLRGIPSDIDLSDADASVVADGSPAYRAWCLLEDQYKIGWVIAGKLLARKRPRLLPVYDRVVRCALGHPPSFWTDLRTALREDDAALHHRLLGLRQSAGLPETVSALRVADVAVWMAHPAPGHRCP, from the coding sequence ATGAACGAGTTCGTCGCGGGGCCTGGTTCCTCCGGCGGGGAGCCGTCCGTGGTGGGGCAGCGCCTGCACGTCGTTCTGGATGCGGAGCGGGTGGTGGACGACCTGCGCCGCTACTTCGGGATCGGCCTGCCCCCGGGTCCCGGCGCGTTCACGGGGGGCCGGTTCGAGCACCTGGCGGGCGGGGGTGACCGTCGGCAGGTCGCGGACCGGTTCACCGCAGAGGACCTGGTGGCGGTGCAGACCCTGTCGGTGACCGTCCCCGCGCCCGTCGCCCTCGACCTGCTGGAAGGCCCGCTGGGCACCCAACTGTCCGAACTGCTGCGAGGCATCCCTTCCGACATCGATCTGTCCGACGCCGATGCCTCGGTCGTCGCGGACGGCTCGCCAGCGTACCGGGCCTGGTGCTTGTTGGAGGACCAGTACAAGATTGGGTGGGTGATCGCCGGGAAGCTCTTAGCCCGTAAGCGGCCGCGGCTGCTGCCGGTCTACGACCGGGTCGTGCGCTGTGCGCTCGGCCACCCGCCGTCGTTCTGGACCGATCTGCGCACCGCCCTGCGCGAGGACGACGCGGCCCTGCACCACCGGCTCCTTGGCCTGCGGCAGAGTGCGGGCCTTCCCGAGACGGTCAGCGCGCTACGGGTCGCCGATGTCGCGGTATGGATGGCCCACCCCGCCCCGGGCCACCGCTGCCCCTGA
- a CDS encoding RNA-binding protein, translated as MSPSFVHRITKYDPGDRDEHGHYTGAEEAVSDHGPVEAAYLAAIAAFAEASGIDRLEIREPEVTGFVHFGVEPSDEGHGLGGLFPPDLAGYHDGAEVSLPVALELVRAMLRDQGAWCRLEAGGVFTVHVGWDQYVYVASDRLCADAVARTRELGLFPEPMTTSPYAAEMEEPDVMEAADEGFWARVRTALASRKAVLLEEDYVRNAARFHRLTPENLDAVRTGLSPRALLTVWPDLNPDVGAVLATLPEEGSAEFVWEAQDGTIRHAIVDDTEYQELATMVADALAACALPMYLDERHPLLCAALPDSDGVLSARW; from the coding sequence GTGTCGCCGTCCTTCGTCCACCGGATCACCAAGTACGACCCCGGCGACCGTGACGAACACGGTCACTACACCGGTGCCGAGGAGGCGGTCAGTGACCATGGGCCGGTCGAAGCCGCGTACCTCGCGGCGATCGCCGCCTTCGCGGAGGCCTCGGGCATCGATCGGCTGGAGATCCGCGAGCCCGAAGTCACCGGTTTCGTCCACTTCGGCGTGGAGCCGTCGGATGAGGGACATGGCCTCGGCGGGCTCTTCCCACCCGACCTCGCCGGCTACCACGACGGGGCCGAGGTCTCCCTTCCGGTCGCTCTGGAGCTGGTCCGGGCCATGCTCCGCGACCAAGGTGCCTGGTGTCGTCTGGAGGCGGGGGGCGTGTTCACCGTGCATGTCGGGTGGGACCAGTACGTGTATGTGGCCAGCGACCGGCTCTGCGCGGACGCCGTAGCCCGTACACGGGAACTCGGCCTCTTCCCGGAACCTATGACGACCTCTCCCTACGCGGCGGAGATGGAGGAACCGGACGTGATGGAGGCGGCCGACGAGGGGTTCTGGGCGCGCGTGCGCACGGCGCTGGCCTCACGGAAGGCAGTGCTCCTGGAGGAGGACTACGTCCGCAATGCTGCACGCTTCCACCGCCTCACGCCGGAGAACCTCGACGCGGTGCGTACCGGTCTCAGCCCGCGCGCCCTGCTGACCGTCTGGCCTGACCTGAACCCCGATGTCGGCGCGGTCCTCGCCACGCTGCCAGAGGAGGGATCTGCGGAGTTCGTCTGGGAGGCACAGGATGGGACGATCAGACACGCGATCGTCGACGACACCGAGTACCAAGAGCTCGCCACCATGGTGGCCGACGCCCTGGCGGCCTGCGCCCTGCCCATGTACCTCGATGAACGCCACCCGCTTCTTTGCGCCGCCCTGCCCGACAGCGACGGCGTGCTGAGTGCCCGGTGGTAA